A genomic stretch from Rhabdothermincola salaria includes:
- a CDS encoding YihY/virulence factor BrkB family protein translates to MIGQAWHRAADRARRAQHRARGVQDRARRSAPRTWAFGQELAREWREDRVGGLAAEVAFFGMLSLFPALLALTSVLGVLDAVTGGDVADRAQQQVVTALSDVLSDQASGTVDAVDALFETSSPGVLTISVVLALWAASRGFAALVRALDIAYDLPEHRSWVRLRLVAVGLALGSVVIGAALLAMLVIGPLLGTGQAVADWLGLGDGFATFWDWVRWPTMVVLVVAWAATVFHIAPNHSTPWRWDVPGALVAAASWILVSVGFRVYLGLAGEANQVFGLLGGGLIALMWFYLLSVGVLLGGEVNAILAVRRLTDGEAPAEVAAAADAEDPA, encoded by the coding sequence GTGATCGGCCAGGCCTGGCATCGGGCGGCCGACCGCGCCCGACGGGCGCAGCACCGGGCCCGTGGAGTGCAGGACCGGGCCCGTCGGTCGGCGCCGAGGACCTGGGCCTTCGGCCAGGAGCTGGCTCGCGAGTGGCGGGAGGACCGCGTCGGGGGCCTGGCCGCCGAGGTGGCCTTCTTCGGGATGTTGAGCCTCTTCCCTGCGCTGCTGGCGCTCACGTCGGTGCTGGGGGTGCTCGACGCGGTGACGGGCGGCGATGTCGCCGACCGGGCGCAACAGCAGGTGGTGACCGCGCTCAGCGACGTCCTTAGCGACCAGGCCAGCGGCACCGTGGACGCGGTCGACGCCCTGTTCGAGACGTCGAGCCCCGGTGTGCTCACCATCAGCGTGGTCCTCGCCCTGTGGGCGGCCTCCCGTGGCTTCGCCGCCCTGGTGCGGGCCCTCGACATCGCCTACGACCTGCCCGAGCATCGCTCGTGGGTCCGCCTGCGCCTCGTCGCCGTCGGCCTGGCGCTCGGTTCGGTCGTGATCGGGGCCGCGCTGTTGGCCATGTTGGTGATCGGTCCGCTCCTCGGCACCGGCCAGGCGGTGGCGGACTGGTTGGGCCTCGGCGACGGCTTCGCCACCTTCTGGGACTGGGTGCGCTGGCCCACGATGGTGGTGCTCGTCGTCGCGTGGGCGGCCACGGTCTTCCACATCGCCCCGAACCACTCGACGCCCTGGCGCTGGGACGTGCCCGGCGCCCTGGTCGCGGCTGCGTCGTGGATCCTCGTGTCCGTGGGCTTCCGGGTGTACCTGGGCCTGGCGGGCGAGGCCAACCAGGTGTTCGGGCTCCTCGGGGGCGGCCTCATCGCCCTCATGTGGTTCTACCTGTTGTCCGTCGGCGTGCTGCTCGGCGGCGAGGTCAACGCCATCCTGGCCGTGCGACGCCTCACCGACGGTGAGGCCCCCGCAGAGGTCGCGGCTGCGGCGGACGCCGAGGATCCGGCCTGA